CCACTGTTTAGCAAACAGGGCGGTATCCCAGCGCATATCAAGCTGGTTGTAGTAGGCTGACATATTCTGAATAATGATGTTTTCCGCGAACGCCTTGTCGTCAGTAGGCCGAATAATAGGCGACATATCTTCCATCCTATAGCTGCGTTCAGACAATTTCTCCAATAAGCGCGTTATTGGCTGCCGCAATTTCATACTGACTAAACACTTGAACGCCATGCTCACGGAGCAGTGCAGCGGTTACTCCCATACCGGGTACTTTTTTACCCGAGAAACCGCCATCATTAATAGCAGAGCTTCCACAAGAAGGGCTGAATTCAGCAAGTATTGCGACGCTGATATCGAATTTACGGCACAAGTTCAAAGCAATAGAGGCACCCGCTAAAAAGTCATTGGTTACCTTGGCTCCGCCTTTTTCGATAACATCGACCTCGCCGTTTAATACGCCCTCACCACTACCTTTAAAAATCTCTGCGGGTGGTCTGGGAGTACTCATTCCCGCCTCAACTTCAGGGCAGACAGACACGATCCGACCTTCCGAACGCCACCGCTCAACGATCTGATCAGCCACCGCAAGGGCGCCACCATCGTAGCGAACCTTTTTTCCCAACAGGCAGGCGCTGATTAATACTTTTCTCAAATCATTAATCTCCCTTGCATCGACCCTTCTTAAAATAGCCATTATGATTCAACAACCTACGTCTCGCTTATGGCTGGATATATTCAAAGTTTGGCACGAAATACTCACCGCATCTAATAACAGCATTTATTCGCTGCTATCTCAGGGAGAGGCCGACATCGCATTGGTTGCTCTGGAATCTGTTTGCAATAAACCTACCAACGCTGCGGCGACTAAAAAAACGGCTGAGGTTAATAACCCCACCGATAGGCCCCCGGTAAGATCATTCAGCCAACCACTTAGCGTTGGCCCCAAGGTCTGGCCAATACTGAAGGCAACCGTCATGGCCCCAATCCCCGAAGCCCATGCCGAAGCATCACAGTTGCGTCGCACGAAAGCGGTGGTAGACGCCACAACAGCAAAGAAGGCGCAACCAAATATTGCTGCCGACGCCAGTAGAACAGGCCAGGCACTTGATATGAGCGGTAATACAGCACCGACCAAGGTCACTCCATTAAGTATCGCAAAGGCACGGCCATGTCGCTGATTCTTCAGCACGCCCGTCCAAAGCCAAGGAAACAGTGCAACAGCCAAGCCCAGCGCGACCCAAAATAGTGATTGAAAAGCAGCACTCTCACCATGAGCCTGTATCCAAGCGAT
This Vreelandella neptunia DNA region includes the following protein-coding sequences:
- a CDS encoding DUF523 domain-containing protein produces the protein MAILRRVDAREINDLRKVLISACLLGKKVRYDGGALAVADQIVERWRSEGRIVSVCPEVEAGMSTPRPPAEIFKGSGEGVLNGEVDVIEKGGAKVTNDFLAGASIALNLCRKFDISVAILAEFSPSCGSSAINDGGFSGKKVPGMGVTAALLREHGVQVFSQYEIAAANNALIGEIV